One Streptomyces coeruleorubidus DNA segment encodes these proteins:
- a CDS encoding sugar phosphate isomerase/epimerase family protein: MALALDRIRVGSAPDSWGVWFPDDPQQVPWERFLDEVAEAGYSWIELGPYGYLPTDPARLTDEVTKRNLKVSAGTIFCGLHRGPSEWDSTWEQVSRVAALTQAMDAKHLVVIPSFWRDDKTAEILEPPELTTEQWRNLTTGMERLGREVKDKYGLDIVVHPHADTHIDTEEHVEQFLDSTDSDAVNLCLDTGHYAYCGGDSVKLIETYGERIGYLHLKQVDPDILADVVKNEMPFGPAVARGVMCEPPAGVPELGPVLTAAQKLGVDLFAIVEQDMYPCEPDKPLPIAVRTRKFLRSCGA; this comes from the coding sequence ATGGCCCTCGCGCTCGACCGCATCCGGGTCGGCTCCGCCCCCGACTCCTGGGGTGTCTGGTTCCCCGACGACCCCCAGCAGGTGCCCTGGGAACGCTTCCTCGACGAGGTCGCCGAGGCCGGCTACTCGTGGATAGAACTCGGCCCCTACGGCTACCTGCCGACCGACCCGGCCCGGCTCACCGACGAGGTGACCAAGCGGAACCTGAAGGTCTCCGCCGGCACGATCTTCTGCGGCCTGCACCGCGGCCCGTCCGAGTGGGACTCCACCTGGGAGCAGGTCAGCCGGGTCGCCGCCCTCACCCAGGCCATGGATGCCAAGCACCTGGTGGTCATCCCGTCCTTCTGGCGGGACGACAAGACCGCCGAGATCCTGGAGCCCCCGGAGCTCACCACCGAGCAGTGGCGCAACCTCACCACGGGCATGGAGCGCCTCGGCCGTGAGGTGAAGGACAAGTACGGCCTGGACATCGTCGTCCACCCGCACGCCGACACCCACATCGACACCGAGGAGCACGTCGAGCAGTTCCTCGACTCCACCGACTCCGACGCGGTCAACCTCTGCCTGGACACCGGGCACTACGCCTACTGCGGCGGCGACAGCGTCAAGCTGATCGAGACGTACGGCGAGCGCATCGGCTATCTGCACCTCAAGCAGGTCGACCCGGACATCCTCGCCGACGTGGTCAAGAACGAGATGCCGTTCGGCCCCGCCGTAGCGCGCGGAGTGATGTGCGAACCGCCCGCCGGTGTCCCCGAGTTGGGTCCGGTGCTCACGGCCGCCCAGAAGCTGGGCGTGGACCTGTTCGCCATCGTCGAGCAGGACATGTACCCCTGCGAGCCGGACAAGCCGCTGCCGATCGCGGTGCGCACCCGCAAGTTCCTGAGGTC
- a CDS encoding ABC transporter permease produces the protein MSMTQQAAPAVDTPPAPGPKQSDGRTRQRPMALRLLARPEVGVFLGAVAVLVFFLFAAPPVRDGSSMANILYQSSTIGIMALPVALLMIGGEFDLSAGVAVVTSALTASMLSYQLTMNVWVGVIVALLVSLAIGAFNGWLLVKTGLPSFLVTLGTFLILQGVNLAVTKLVTGNVATDDISDMDGFSQAQKLFASTFTVGGVNVKITVVWWLVFAALATWVLLRTKYGNWIFAVGGNKHSARAVGVPVTFTKISLFMLVGFGAWFVGMHQLFSFNTVQSGEGVGQELIYIAAAVIGGCLLTGGYGSAIGPVFGAFMFGMVQQGIVYAGWNPDWFKAFLGVMLLGAVLINLWVQRTATRR, from the coding sequence CCCAAGCAGTCCGACGGCCGGACACGGCAGCGCCCGATGGCGCTGCGGCTGCTGGCCCGGCCCGAGGTCGGCGTCTTCCTCGGCGCCGTCGCCGTGCTCGTGTTCTTCCTGTTCGCGGCACCGCCGGTGCGCGACGGCAGCTCGATGGCCAACATCCTGTACCAGTCGTCGACCATCGGGATCATGGCGCTGCCCGTGGCCCTGCTGATGATCGGCGGCGAGTTCGACCTGTCGGCCGGTGTCGCCGTGGTCACCTCGGCGCTCACCGCGTCGATGCTCAGCTACCAGCTGACCATGAACGTCTGGGTCGGCGTGATCGTCGCCCTCCTGGTGTCGCTCGCCATCGGGGCGTTCAACGGCTGGCTGCTGGTCAAGACGGGACTGCCCAGCTTCCTGGTCACCCTCGGCACCTTCCTGATCCTTCAGGGCGTGAACCTCGCCGTGACCAAGCTGGTCACCGGCAACGTCGCCACCGACGACATCAGTGACATGGACGGCTTCTCCCAGGCGCAGAAGCTCTTCGCCTCGACGTTCACCGTCGGCGGGGTCAACGTCAAGATCACCGTCGTGTGGTGGCTGGTCTTCGCGGCCCTGGCCACCTGGGTGCTGCTGCGGACCAAGTACGGCAACTGGATCTTCGCGGTCGGAGGCAACAAGCACTCCGCCCGGGCCGTCGGTGTCCCGGTCACCTTCACCAAGATCTCCCTGTTCATGCTGGTCGGCTTCGGCGCCTGGTTCGTCGGCATGCACCAGCTGTTCTCCTTCAACACCGTGCAGTCCGGCGAGGGCGTGGGCCAGGAGCTCATCTACATCGCCGCGGCCGTCATCGGCGGCTGTCTGCTGACCGGCGGCTACGGCTCCGCGATCGGCCCGGTCTTCGGCGCCTTCATGTTCGGCATGGTGCAGCAGGGCATCGTCTACGCCGGCTGGAACCCGGACTGGTTCAAGGCCTTCCTCGGCGTGATGCTCCTCGGCGCCGTCCTCATCAATCTGTGGGTCCAGCGCACGGCGACCCGGAGGTGA
- a CDS encoding ATP-binding cassette domain-containing protein, which produces MTSNETGTHGAVLQDTPPEKDRPLVELRGAGKSYGNIRALHGVDLKVFPNQVTCVLGDNGAGKSTLIKIISGLHQHTEGEFLVDGEPVRFSTPREALDKGIATVYQDLAVVPLMPVWRNFFLGSEMTKGPWPLRRLDIEKMKKTADEELRNMGIVLDDMEQPIGTLSGGQRQCVAIARAVYFGARVLILDEPTAALGVKQSGVVLKYIAAAREKGLGVIFITHNPHHAYMVGDHFSVLRLGTMELSASRSEVSLEELTNHMAGGTELASLKHELAQVRGVDVEELPEAGDLTAPVATSSEGKS; this is translated from the coding sequence ATGACCAGCAACGAAACCGGCACCCACGGGGCCGTCCTGCAGGACACGCCGCCCGAGAAGGACCGACCCCTCGTCGAACTCCGCGGCGCCGGCAAGTCCTACGGCAACATCCGCGCCCTGCACGGCGTCGACCTGAAGGTCTTCCCCAACCAGGTCACCTGCGTCCTCGGCGACAACGGCGCCGGCAAGTCCACCCTCATCAAGATCATCTCGGGTCTGCACCAGCACACCGAGGGCGAGTTCCTCGTCGACGGCGAACCGGTGCGCTTCTCCACCCCGCGCGAGGCCCTCGACAAGGGCATCGCCACGGTCTACCAGGACCTCGCCGTCGTCCCGCTGATGCCGGTGTGGCGCAACTTCTTCCTCGGCTCCGAGATGACCAAGGGCCCCTGGCCCCTGCGCCGTCTCGACATCGAGAAGATGAAGAAGACCGCGGACGAGGAACTGCGCAACATGGGCATCGTCCTCGACGACATGGAGCAGCCCATCGGCACGCTCTCCGGCGGCCAGCGCCAGTGCGTCGCGATCGCCCGCGCCGTCTACTTCGGTGCCCGCGTCCTCATCCTGGACGAGCCGACCGCCGCCCTCGGCGTCAAGCAGTCCGGTGTGGTGCTGAAGTACATCGCCGCCGCCCGCGAGAAGGGCCTCGGCGTCATCTTCATCACCCACAACCCGCACCACGCCTACATGGTCGGCGACCACTTCAGCGTGCTGCGCCTGGGCACCATGGAACTGTCCGCCTCCCGCAGCGAGGTCAGCCTCGAGGAGCTGACCAACCACATGGCCGGTGGCACCGAACTGGCCTCCCTCAAGCACGAGTTGGCGCAGGTCCGCGGCGTCGACGTCGAGGAGCTCCCCGAGGCGGGAGACCTCACCGCCCCCGTAGCCACGTCCTCGGAAGGAAAGTCCTGA